The nucleotide window ACTCACCGTGTCATTTGTCGGAGAGGTAGAGTTCGGTGAACTTTGCGACCGCCGCGGCCACCTTGTCGGCGGTCGCGGTGCGGCTCGCGGCGTCGCGGAAGTCCCCGCCGAACTCCAACTGGATCGCGTCGATGCCGTAATCGCCGCTACCGTAGGTCTGCACGATGTCGCCGCCGCTGAGCGTGGCGTACTCCTTGTCCGCGAGCTTCTCGGGGTACACCTTGTACCCGCCCGCGGCGAGCAGCCCGAAGAAACTGTTCGGACCGGTGTGCGCCTTCTCGCCGTACCGCTGGACCAGTAACGCGACCGTCTTTCCGTCCTTGGTGCCGCGAATGACCGTGTCCTTCATGCGCCCCTGGCCGTGAATGTCGAGCAGCAGCCCGCGGCCGTACCGCTTCTTCACCTCGCGGCAGTAGGACGCCAGGGTGCCGCGGTAGGCGTCGTACGTCGGCTTCGCCTTCGCGTCCTCATAGGCGATCTCGGGCGGGCGGTTCGCGTCAATGAACTTGCGGTGGAACTGCGCGACCACGAGGTACGGCTTCTTCCCGGTCTTCTTGGCGATCGCCGCGGCTGTCGCGTGGGCGAGCTCTTCCGTTCCGCCGTCCCGCCCAGCGAAGAACCCACTCCCACCGACCGGCAACCCGTCACCCTTCCGGGGCGACACGCCGGGCACATCCTTGGTGCCGCCGTGCGGAGCCGAGAGAATCACCGGCGAATCGCCCGGCTCGACCGCCACCAGGGGACTCGTCGGCGGCTTCCCGATCGCGTGGGGCGTCGGTGCGACCGGCGCGTCGGCCAGGGCAACGACAGCCGCGAGCGCCAGCGCGACCGTGATAAGAGCGAACCGACGAAGTGGCAGCATGATGGGCCTTGAAACGAGAAAGGGGATCGGGCGTCACGGGTCCGTGACGCCCGCGGTTAGAGCATTAGTAGTCCGTCAGCACTTCCCCGTGACTGCGGGTGAGCAGGGCCGCCACGATCCCGACCGACACGGACTGGCGGATGAAAGCCACCGAACCGTCGGCTCGCGCGATGTTCATACCGCCCGAGTGAAACGAGTACGCTTCTCCGTCATTTGTTCCGTTCATGGCCAGAGTGCGAGTCGATCGTGTGGCGGTATCGTCGTCGGACACACCGGTGGCCGGGTTGCTCCCGTCGAAGATGTGGTAATTGCGGTGGTCGGGCCACATCTGCGTGTTAGCGGTGGTGTCACCAGTCGGGCGACCAATCCGGTAGGCAGTCGGACCACCCGCCGCCTCCATCAGCATGATGGTGTTTGACGTGCCGTCGGTGATGGCAGTGAACGGCGTATCCACGTTCGGTCGCGTCGCCGCGCTCCACGAGCTATTCACGGTGGCCGACAGCAACGTATCAGTGTTAATGGTGCTCCGGCATCGCGCGAAAATCAGGTAGTCAGTTACGTATCCCGTCACGGTGCCCCCTCCGTAGGTTGACGGGGCACCGAACGACCGGGTACGATCACTACCGGGTGACGACGGGCACAAGTAGATGGGGATCGGCGAAGCGGCCAGCGGCCGGTTCACGAGTTCTCGCCAGTCCAAGGCCGAATCGTACTTATTCTGAATGTTCGACTGTTCAATGTACGGCAGGAGAATGAAGTGGAAGCTGCGAGCCGCACGCGTCCCCTTCGGTGCCGGGAACGGTAGGGTATTCGGCGCGTTCGAATCGAAGTCGATGGCCGTGGGCGGTAGGCCGCCGTAGGTGTTCTCGTAGTTATGCGAGGCCAAGCCGAGCTGCTTGAGGTGGTTCTGGCACTTCATGCGTGCAGCGGCTTCGCGCACCTTCTGCACGGCCGGAAGCAGCAGCCCGATGAGGATCGCAATAATCGCGATCACCACCAGCAACTCGATCAGCGTGAACCCGCGGCGGGGTCGGACGGGAGGCATAGCACTTCCTCAAAAATGAATAGCGAATCAACGTGCCGGTCGTGGGGGGGACCGGCCGGGCAGCGAGAATAGAGAGTCGGCGTGAGCGGTCGGCGGCGGGCTATTCTTTACCGGCGGTCCACAGCAGGGCCTTGCGGAACAGGGCCTTTGCCTCCGGCGTGTCGGTCTTCTCGGGGTGCGGGCTCCAGCAGAACACCCGCCCGGTGCCGTAGCTGCCGCGGGCGGCAGCGGTCGTGCCCTTCATCACTCCGGGCTTCGCCCCGCCCTTGCTGAAAATCTCGGTTTCGTAAGTGGCCAGTTCCTCGTAATCCGGGATGGCGTCGTCCTTGCCCGGTGCGAGCAGCGGCCCCTGACCGTAGTAAACGGTCAGCTTCTCCGCCTTGGTGTCGAAGAACTCCTTGCCCTTGGGGCCGAACCGCAGTTCCACGTCGCCGGTGCCGCGCGCCCAGTGGGCGCGGTCGAGCACTTCGGCGTCGAGGATGTGTAAGGACCAGTCGTAGCTGCGGCTCGCGAGGTAGGCGCCGGCGCAGATGCCGATGTAGCCGTTGCCGTCCTTCACGAACTGCTTCACCTTCGCGCGGCCCTCTTCGCCCAGGTCCTTCGCCTGAGCGGACCCGCTCCCGCCGGGCTGGATCAGCACCCGGAAGTCTTTGAGGGCACCGGCGCGGATGTCTTCACCGGTCACGAGCGTGACCTCGAACCCGGGGGTCTTCTCAACGGCCGCCGCCGCCGGCCCCTTGGTCTTGGCGGCACCGCCACCGGCGAACAGCGCGACCCGCACCGGTTTGTCGCCCTTGGCGGGCGGTTCCGACTGGGCGAACGACACCGACAGCACGACCGCGACCAGTGCGGCGAACGGTACGACGGAACGGGGCACGTTTTTGCCTTTCCGCGCGGGTGATTAACAGGGAAAATGAAGCGGAAGGAGAGTATCGCCTCAGAGAGGATCACGACAAACCGGTTCCGGGGGTGACACGGCCGATCGATTTGTTACGATTTTTCTCT belongs to Gemmata obscuriglobus and includes:
- a CDS encoding N-formylglutamate amidohydrolase; amino-acid sequence: MLPLRRFALITVALALAAVVALADAPVAPTPHAIGKPPTSPLVAVEPGDSPVILSAPHGGTKDVPGVSPRKGDGLPVGGSGFFAGRDGGTEELAHATAAAIAKKTGKKPYLVVAQFHRKFIDANRPPEIAYEDAKAKPTYDAYRGTLASYCREVKKRYGRGLLLDIHGQGRMKDTVIRGTKDGKTVALLVQRYGEKAHTGPNSFFGLLAAGGYKVYPEKLADKEYATLSGGDIVQTYGSGDYGIDAIQLEFGGDFRDAASRTATADKVAAAVAKFTELYLSDK
- a CDS encoding DUF1559 domain-containing protein encodes the protein MVIAIIAILIGLLLPAVQKVREAAARMKCQNHLKQLGLASHNYENTYGGLPPTAIDFDSNAPNTLPFPAPKGTRAARSFHFILLPYIEQSNIQNKYDSALDWRELVNRPLAASPIPIYLCPSSPGSDRTRSFGAPSTYGGGTVTGYVTDYLIFARCRSTINTDTLLSATVNSSWSAATRPNVDTPFTAITDGTSNTIMLMEAAGGPTAYRIGRPTGDTTANTQMWPDHRNYHIFDGSNPATGVSDDDTATRSTRTLAMNGTNDGEAYSFHSGGMNIARADGSVAFIRQSVSVGIVAALLTRSHGEVLTDY
- a CDS encoding BPL-N domain-containing protein, whose product is MPRSVVPFAALVAVVLSVSFAQSEPPAKGDKPVRVALFAGGGAAKTKGPAAAAVEKTPGFEVTLVTGEDIRAGALKDFRVLIQPGGSGSAQAKDLGEEGRAKVKQFVKDGNGYIGICAGAYLASRSYDWSLHILDAEVLDRAHWARGTGDVELRFGPKGKEFFDTKAEKLTVYYGQGPLLAPGKDDAIPDYEELATYETEIFSKGGAKPGVMKGTTAAARGSYGTGRVFCWSPHPEKTDTPEAKALFRKALLWTAGKE